One Panicum virgatum strain AP13 chromosome 3N, P.virgatum_v5, whole genome shotgun sequence DNA segment encodes these proteins:
- the LOC120668005 gene encoding keratin, type II cytoskeletal 1-like: protein MCGKFGLLGHIDGTIATRLADPTWNQPDACVRSWMYGSVSDGVIDLAMAPDQTARDLYTAIRDLFQANQEPRAVILNQELASSTQGDLPIEAYTAQLKQNADALRDVGHPVQDHQLVLTLLNGLNPRLSNTADFIANTRPLPSFTSAVNMLRLKELRLANDNKVASNSALAALTTVACTSPSCRSTPSSSQPRGGGKGKGKGRKGGGNGGGNSGGGGGGGRGGGRNQQQHGGQGS from the coding sequence ATGTGCGGCAAGTTCGGCCTTCTAGGTCACATCGACGGCACCATTGCGACCCGTTTGGCTGATCCCACCTGgaatcagcccgacgcttgtgTGCGCAGCTGGATGTACGGCTCCGTCTCCGATGGCGTCATTGACCTTGCCATGGCGCCGGATCAGACCGCCCGCGACCTCTACACGGCCATCCGTGATCTGTTCCAGGCGAACCAGGAGCCGCGCGCTGTCATCCTGAACCAGGAGCTCGCTTCCTCGACTCAGGGTGATCTCCCCATCGAAGCCTACACCGCGCAGCTGAAGCAGAACGCCGATGCTCTTCGCGACGTCGGCCACCCCGTGCAGGACCATCAGCTGGTGCTCACCCTGCTGAACGGCCTCAACCCGCGCCTCTCCAACACCGCCGATTTCATCGCCAACACGAGGCCGCTGCCGTCCTTCACCTCGGCAGTGAACATGCTTCGTCTGAAGGAACTCCGCCTCGCCAATGACAACAAGGTCGCCTCCAACTCCGCCCTTGCCGCTTTGACTACGGTTGCCTGTACCTCGCCTTCCTGCCGCTCCACGCCCTCGTCCTCGCAGCCTCGTGGCGGtggcaagggcaagggcaagggcagAAAGGGTGGCGGCAACGGCGGAGGCAacagcggtggcggtggtggtggtggtcgcgGCGGTGGCCGCAACCAACAGCAGCACGGCGGCCAGGGTTCCTAG